Proteins encoded by one window of Glycine soja cultivar W05 chromosome 15, ASM419377v2, whole genome shotgun sequence:
- the LOC114386166 gene encoding uncharacterized protein LOC114386166, with translation MPKKKKKVKQIEPEPSVTVEGGEPVRKKKKKTKSSKEQGENQPVDVQPPSTDVGGAETETTPSIAEMGNLVEQPDLPQEHPTVEVQQNVSVEEIPSCARTSPAPETDAVNVEEQGEGQGIGPSSPQGSSQRSSSEEHFSDEEAIQEAEAGGSDIFPASSTSKLSASIGIAEDTFIQMQDEDPAAALRLLLNTSQANTSSEKNPGASSSSDADITSTVRQDCLLLKLSMEYARADVLKSIEENPSAAFGHLNFLKKLHNPLTSDEILGKVIQIESIIDQFANTVQKKRENGARLDAQKQAHILLLEKARAAQREVERLTKEAKEGSSEIKACDDNISSWEATITNLLSQVDDLRQKIVTEQAKRKELQEKAADSIQKLVAEKGREGLKAFSASQAVADEARAMESADQVLSKEMATLKKLYED, from the exons ATgcctaagaagaaaaagaaagtgaagcaGATCGAGCCTGAACCTTCTGTGACGGTCGAGGGTGGTGAGCCAGtcaggaagaaaaagaagaagacaaagtcTTCAAAAGAACAAGGTGAGAATCAACCTGTTGACGTCCAACCACCTTCGACTGATGTTGGCGGCGCTGAAACAGAAACTACTCCCTCTATTGCTGAGATGGGCAACCTTGTCGAACAACCGGACTTACCACAAGAACACCCTACCGTCGAG GTACAACAAAATGTTTCTGTAGAAGAAATACCCTCATGTGCTCGAACCTCTCCTGCTCCTGAGACGGATGCAGTGAATGTTGAGGAACAGGGTGAAGGTCAAGGTATTGGACCCAGCAGTCCTCAGGGATCGAGTCAGAGAAGTTCATCTGAAGAACACTTTTCCGATGAAGAGGCCATACAAGAGGCTGAAGCTGGAGGTTCAGACATTTTCCCAGCGTCTTCGACATCTAAGCTTTCCGCTAGCATAGGGATCGCAGAGGATACATTCATTCAAATGCAAGACGAAGACCCTGCTGCAGCCCTTCGACTCCTGCTGAACACCAGTCAAGCCAACACCTCAAGTGAAAAGAATCCTGGTGCTTCGTCCTCATCTGATGCTGATATAACCTCTACAGTACGCCAAGATTGCCTGCTTTTGAAGTTATCAATGGAATACGCACGGGCAGACGTACTTAAATCCATTGAAGAGAACCCTTCTGCTGCTTTTGGGCACCTGaactttttgaagaaattgcataACCCCCTTACTTCTGATGAAATTCTGGGCAAAGTTATACAAATCGAGTCCATTATCGATCAATTTGCAAATACTGTGCAGAAAAAACGCGAAAATGGCGCCAGACTCGATGCCCAGAAACAGGCACATATCCTTCTGCTCGAGAAAGCCCGAGCGGCTCAACGTGAAGTCGAGCGTCTCACCAAAGAGGCGAAAGAAGGATCTTCTGAGATCAAAGCCTGTGATGATAATATCTCCTCCTGGGAGGCAACTATTACAAATTTGCTGTCTCAGGTCGATGATCTAAGGCAGAAAATTGTAACAGAGCAGGCCAAACGCAAAGAACTCCAGGAGAAGGCCGCTGATTCGATTCAGAAGCTGGTTGCCGAAAAAGGGAGGGAAGGCCTGAAGGCCTTTAGTGCATCTCAAGCGGTAGCAGATGAGGCGAGAGCTATGGAGAGTGCTGACCAGGTTTTAAGCAAAGAGATGGCCACCTTGAAGAAGCTATATGAGGATTGA